In Aegilops tauschii subsp. strangulata cultivar AL8/78 chromosome 3, Aet v6.0, whole genome shotgun sequence, one genomic interval encodes:
- the LOC109743876 gene encoding protein NRT1/ PTR FAMILY 5.10: MHHRSLLAYAYAHSEDSAAAMADAVAGAVDYRGRPASRAATGGWKSSVFVMAMEIAERFAYKGVAANLITYLTGPLGQPMARAAASIDAWKGVSQMLPLPVACVADAWLGRYRAIVLASILFVVSMGTLSLSSAFHIFRSGGHVAVFYVALYLVALGEGAHKPCAQAFAADQFDEKDPKENVARSSFFNWWYFGMCAGTAVTTMVSSYVQDNVGWGLGFGIPCIVILVSLAVFLIGTPSYRYYTTKEPSPVARVGKALLVLIKSWRSKHRTNPASGKVEAKNSDEDLVEEVRSVFRLLPIWASCIIYAIIFSQTSTFFTKQAATLDRRIGPKFKVPPAALQTFISVSIVAFIPVYDRLFVPLARRYTGRPTGITMLQRVGAGLSLSLVAVVLSALVEMRRLGVARDAGLVDAPKAHLPMTLWWMVPQYVLIGVSDVFAMIGLQEFFYDQVPDAVRSLGLALFLSIFGVGHLLSSFLISVIDRATAKRGASWFSNNLNRAHLDYFYWLLAGLCVLELVAFFFFSRAYVYKKKSDDGDYRGGDADADATLV; this comes from the exons ATGCATCACCGGAGCCTGCTCGCCTACGCCTACGCACACTCGGAGGACAGCGCCGCCGCCATGGCGGACGCCGTTGCTGGCGCCGTCGACTACCGCGGCCGGCCCGCCTCCCGCGCCGCCACCGGCGGCTGGAAGTCCTCGGTGTTCGTCATGG CAATGGAGATCGCCGAGCGGTTCGCGTACAAGGGCGTGGCGGCGAACCTCATCACGTACCTCACGGGGCCGCTGGGCCAGCCCATGGCGCGCGCCGCGGCGTCCATCGACGCCTGGAAGGGCGTCTCCCAGATGCTGCCGCTGCCGGTGGCCTGCGTCGCCGACGCCTGGCTCGGCCGCTACCGGGCCATCGTCCTCGCCTCCATCCTCTTCGTCGTG AGCATGGGCACGCTGTCGCTGTCGTCGGCGTTCCACATCTTCCGCTCCGGCGGCCACGTGGCCGTCTTCTACGTCGCGCTCTACCTGGTGGCGCTGGGCGAGGGCGCGCACAAGCCCTGCGCGCAGGCGTTCGCGGCCGACCAGTTCGACGAGAAGGACCCCAAGGAGAACGTGGCGCGTAGCTCCTTCTTCAACTGGTGGTACTTCGGCATGTGCGCCGGCACCGCCGTCACCACCATGGTCTCGAGCTACGTCCAGGACAACGTCGGCTGGGGCCTCGGCTTCGGCATCCCCTGCATCGTCATCCTCGTCTCCCTCGCCGTCTTCCTCATTGGCACTCCCTCCTACCGCTACTACACCACCAAGGAGCCCAGCCCCGTCGCCCGCGTCGGCAAGGCGCTCCTGGTGCTCATCAAGAGCTGGAGATCAAAGCACCGCACCAA TCCGGCGAGCGGCAAGGTGGAGGCCAAGAACTCCGACGAGGACCTGGTGGAGGAGGTGAGGAGCGTCTTCCGCCTGCTGCCCATCTGGGCGTCCTGCATAATCTACGCCATCATCTTCTCCCAGacctccaccttcttcaccaaGCAGGCGGCCACGCTGGACCGCCGGATCGGCCCCAAGTTCAAGGTGCCGCCGGCGGCGCTGCAGACCTTCATCAGCGTCAGCATAGTGGCCTTCATCCCGGTGTACGACCGCCTCTTCGTGCCGCTCGCGCGCCGCTACACGGGGCGGCCCACGGGCATCACCATGCTGCAGCGGGTCGGCGCcggcctctccctctccctcgtcgCCGTCGTGCTCTCGGCGCTCGTGGAGATGAGGCGGCTCGGCGTCGCCAGGGACGCCGGCCTGGTGGACGCCCCCAAGGCGCACCTGCCCATGACGCTCTGGTGGATGGTGCCGCAGTACGTCCTCATCGGCGTCTCCGACGTGTTCGCCATGATCGGCCTCCAGGAGTTCTTCTACGACCAGGTGCCCGACGCCGTGCGCAGCCTCGGCCTCGCGCTCTTCCTCAGCATCTTCGGGGTGGGCCACCTCCTCAGCAGCTTCCTCATCTCCGTCATCGACAGGGCCACGGCGAAGCGCGGCGCCAGCTGGTTCTCCAACAACCTCAACCGCGCGCACCTCGACTACTTCTACTGGCTGCTCGCCGGACTCTGCGTCCTCGAGCTCGTCGCATTCTTCTTCTTCTCGCGAGCCTATGTGTACAAGAAGAAGAGCGACGATGGCGATTACAGGGGAGGTGATGCAGATGCTGATGCTACATTGGTGTAA